TTTTCTGTTAAAATTTCTTCAGGATCTGTGGTAAGTGCTATAGGAGTAGCAAGCTCTGCTTCAGGACAATCTTTGAGCTTTTGAACCAGACAATCAACAACTTCGGCTTTTAGACAGGGCTCATCTCCTTGAATATTTACAATAATTTGAGCATTAGGAAAGTAATTTAAAGCTACTTCGCCTGTCCGTTCTGTGCCGTTCAAGCATGTAAGGGAGGTCATCACAGCATAACCACCAAAATCGGCAACGTGGTCCATAATACGTTGATCATCAGTAGCAACAACAACTTTATCTAATAGAGAACTTTGTGAAGCATTTTCATAAGCTCTTTGTATTACGCTCTTTCCAAGAATTTTAGCCAAAGGCTTTCCTGGGAAACGACTACTATTCCAGCGGGCGGGCAAAACTCCAATACACAGATTTTCAGATTCTTGCTTATTCATAAGGAGGTACCTAACAAAAATTTATATGTTTAAGATTATTGGGATTATTCTGATAAATATTATAAAACGCAATATTTTTTTTATTTTTCTGAAAAAAGCATTTTGTTTTACAAAATAAAAATCTAGAAGAGATACCATTAAATTAGTTATCTTGTTTTGTTTTTTATTTTATTATGTTACTAAGTTGCAAAAAGGCTTTATTATCTATAGTAATATCAATTCTAGCTTTTCATCCTACACTAGGGATAGGAGCAGAGGTTCGATCAGGTTTTTTGGGGAAAATCAAAGGATGGTTCTCAAAAAAAGAGCTTCAGGAAGGGGCGCTAATTTCCCCAGTTAAAGAGAGTCTTTTGTGGAAACGCTATGACTATACATCAAGTTGCGGGTTTTCTGTGGAATTTCCTGGGGATCCCGATCATTCAGGTCAAATTGTAGAGGTTCCTCAATCTGAGATTACCATACGTTACGATACCTATGTAACAGAGACTCTTTCAGACAATACTGTTTACGTAGTCTCTGTATGGGAATATCCTGAAAAAGTGGACATAAGTCGTCCTGAGCTCAATCTTCAAGAAGGTTTTTCAGGAATGATGCAGGCTCTCCCTGAATCGCAGGTTCTTTTTATGCAAGCAACGCAAATTCAAGGACATAGGGCTTTGGAATTTTGGATTGTTTGCGAAGATATTTATTTTAGAGGAATGTTGATTTCTGTGAACCACACTCTTTATCAAGTCTTTATGGTTTATAAAAATAAGAATCCTCAGGCTTTGGATAAAGAATACGAAGCATTTTCTCAGTCTTTTAAAATTACTAAGATACGTGAACCAAGAACGATTCCTTCTGCTATCAAAAAGAGAGTAAGTCTATAAAAAATTATGAATTTATTAGGAGTTGTGAGTTAAGAATCTCTGCTGGCCGCAGTGGTGTTTCTATTTATATTCCCAACGCATCGTAGACTCTCTAGCTCTCTCATTTCTCAGAAAAAGCCAAAGTTCAATTTTTGTTAAGAATTTTTTAATCCTAGCCCATGAATATAGAGAGGCCTCTCTTTAAGTTGGAGGTCTGGTATTTAAAACCTGGCTTAATACTTTTCTTATAGTTGAAATTGATGATTGCCATTTAAAAACGAAGAACAAAATTCAGAAGAGTTTGAGGCGAGTGCGTAGAGACAAGAGATTTGCTTTCGTTTTTTTAATTCTATTTAACAGATGTTTTTCTTATACAGTGGGAAAACAGCATCTTTAATTTAGAAGAAATTTCTTATGCGTCATCTTCTATTTCTTATTCTTTACTCTTTTCCTTTAGCAGTATTCTCTGCTGATAATTTCACTATTTTAGAAGAAAAACACAGTCCTTTGAGGCGTATAGGTATTATTTTTGCCTTGCCAGAGGTGACACCAGTTTCTTTTGATGCTAAATGTCCAATTCCTTGGTTTTCTCATAGTAAAAAGTCGCTAGAAGGACAGAGAATTTATTATTCTGGGGACTCTTTTGGAAAATATTTTGTAGTTTCCGCTCTTTGGCCGAATAAAGTCTCCTCAGCTGTTGTTGCTTGTAATATGATTCTTAAACACCGTGTGGATCTTATTTTAATTATTGGCTCGTGTTATTCTAGATCTGAAAATAGTCGTTTTGGCAATGTCTTAATTTCTAAAGGCTATATTAATTATGATGCAGATGTGAGGCCTTTCTTTGATAGATTTGAGATTCCAGACATTAAAAAGAGTATTTTTGCAACTAGTGAAGTTCATCGGGAAGCAATTCTTCGTGGAGGCGAAGAGTTTGTCTCTGTTCATAAAAAAGAAATAGAGGAGCTTCTGAAGGTTCACGGGTATTTGAAATCAACAACAAAAACAGAACATTCCTTAATGGAAGGGTTAGTTGCTACCGGAGAGTCTTTCGCTATGTCGCGAAACTATTTTCTTTCTCTCCAAAAATTGTACCCTGAGATTTATGGTTTTGATAGTGTCAGCGGTGCTGTCTCTCAGGTATGCTATGAATATAGTATTCCTTGTTTAGGAGTGAATATCCTTCTTCCTCATCCTTTAGAATCACGGAGTAACAATGATTGGAAGCATCTTCAAAGTGAGGTAAGTAAAATTTATATGGATACGCTATTAAAAAGTGTATTAAAAGAACTTTGTTCAGCTCATTAAGGGTGAGATTTTCATACACTTTCTTTGTTGAGCTTAAATATCTTGATCAGTAAAATCATTCTTTCTTTTCCTTTATGGGATGGATGGGGACTTAGCTTAGTTGGTAGAGCGTCTGATTTGCATTCAGAAGGTCAGGAGTTCGAATCTCCTAGTCTCCAATCGCGGTTATAGCTCAGTTGGTTAGAGCGCGACACTGATAATGTCGAGGTCCCAAGTTCAAGTCTTGGTAACCGCAAGCCTTCATTTTTATTGAAGATAGAGGCTGTCCCATGTTGCAAGCTCATCGTCTATGTTATTCCTATAACAATCATGTCATTTTAGAAAATGCTTCCTTTGAAGCATCTCCGGGAACTATTACGATTATTTTAGGAAGTTCTGGGGTGGGAAAGACTACTTTGTTTCGTTTGTTTGCGGGTTTTTTACCTTTACAAAAGGGGGAACTTCTATGGAATGGCAATCCCTTAACTCGAAAAAATGTTGCCTATATGCAGCAAAAAGACGCCTTGCTTCCTTGGCGTACGGCTTTAAAAAATATGATGTTACCAACAGAACTTGGCTTCAATACAAGTGAAAATTCCTTGTCTCATCAACGCCTTCAAGAGATTATACACAATTTCGATCTCGCACTACTTCTTGATCGTTATCCAGATGAGCTTTCAGGGGGGCAAAGGCAGCGTATAGCCCTTGCTGCTCAGTGCTTGTCTTCAAAGCCCGTGCTCCTTTTAGATGAGCCTTTTTCTTCTTTGGACGTATTACTTAAAGAGCAACTCTACGAAGATATTGTTGCCTTAGCACAGAAAGAAAACAAAACGGTGCTTCTTGTTACTCACGACTTTCATGATGTTTTATATTTAGGGGACGCCCTGTTTGTAATGAAGAACAAAACACTAACGCCTGTTCCTCTGGATCCTTCAATGAGATCTTTAAATAGTGGGCTACATTTAATCCAAGATTTAAAAGAGCACCTATATAGATGAGTTTACAGCCTCTTGTTTCTCCTCCTTCTTCTTTAAATCGTCGTGTTGTACTTACTATGGAGAAGAAAGTAGATTGCTATAAGAAAATATCTAATCATCTTTGGTGTGGAGCTCCTGCTGCAATTTGCGCTGTGGTACTTCTTATATTTTGTATTTTTGGTTTTGTTTTAGGGTCTGTGCTTTTGGGCGCTCCTCTTGGAGGGGTATCTATTCTTTACGAGGTGATTCTTCCTTGGCTATTACCTTCAATTTTGGTCTTTGTTCTTCTTGTTTTGCCGTTGAATATTTATGCTTACTCCCACCATAAGGAAGTTTTGGCTCTCCATGGTAGGATTACACAAAGCAATTACAATGAACTGCAGAACTACTGTGAAGGAGAAAAGGAAACTCCTGATAAGAAAACTCTTGCTCTCTATATAGAATCCAAGTTGCTGGTGCCTGAATATAGTAAAAGATTTTCTTCTATGATTTTAGGTAAAACACTTAAGATTATTCCACAGAAGGATTCTCCTGAATCTTCAAAACATGATGAGCTGATTCAAAAAGCTTTAGAGCGTGCTAAGGAGAATATCTATATGAGCAAACATCAAAAAGAAAAGCGTGACAAACGCGAAGCTAAGAAAGAGGAACAAAAAGCCCAACAGACCAATTCTTCGTCGCCCAGCTTCTAGTTTAGGCGTGTAAGTGAGTCTTTTAGGACTTATGTTTATTTCTTTGTATTTTTCCTATAGATAGCACAATTAAAATAAATCCTGTGATGATCGTGGGTAAAAACATCGGAGATTCTAAAGGAATATGAAAGAGTGCTGGAGAGAGTAAAATAGCTGCGGCGAAGATCAGATTCATCCAACGCAAGTGACGAAGACTTTCTGCAAAAGCTAAGATGAAGAGCACGATAATAAACCAACAACATATATTTAGAAAATTTTTAGAAAAAGTAGGTAGGCTCATAGTGCTATTGACTTTTACAAAAATAGCAGCAATTACGATAGCAAGTAACTGGTTGATTGGGAAGGAGATGCCTTCAAATGCTTGTTTGTAGGCTTTTCTTAGAGGAAGTACAGTTCTTTCTTCCCAAGATAGAGTATGTTTGTAGTATTCTGATCCAAAGAATGATGCTCTAGCAAGGGCTCGTTTATCTCCTAAAAATTGAGAAATATAGCGTAAGGTTGCCCGGGTTTCATCATAGGCAAAGACGACAGCGAATGCAGGTTCTATAGTTAGGCAAAGACAGAGCCAACAATCATGGCGGAGTTCGTGTAGGATGATAGGCAGAAGAGTTAGAATAATGACGCCTATTAGGGCTAGGGCTGTAGCAATTACGATCTTTGGTCTTGTATGCCAGCGACGCTCACTTCCTGCTAAAGAGAGAACTACTAGAAGAGAGTATACAGTCATTATAGACGAATATAATAGTAAGAATTTGGAAGATTTGGATGCAATACCGAGGCTTGCAGCAGTAAGGTACCGAGCTTCTAACCAGCCAAGTAAGCTAAGGAATAACACTGCTGCTCTGCGTCCTCCGGCGGAAGGATTATAAGAAAAACCTTCAGGTAAGGTTGGGCCCACTTCAAGGGCTTCAGGGCGTGTAGGAGAAATACATACTACGGCAAGAATTGCAAAGCCAATGAGAGTATCGTTTGCAAAAATAGTAGGAGACCGTCCTGCAACACAAGCGAAAAGAGTGACCCAGATGCCTAGTGGAGCTCCTAACCAGAGGAGAGAACGTTTTATTAAGGAGGCAATAGCTAAGAAAATAAGTAAAAAACCGCACAAACGGTCAGAAAAAATGGCATCGACTTGTGCATAATTTAAGGTATTTGGGGAACATAGAAGTAGGACACCAAGAAATGCTGGGAGGATACTGAGCTTTAAAAAACGGTAACGAAAATGTCGGTAAATATTTTCTAGTTTTTCTTTGTCCATAAATCTTAGACCTCGGTTTTTCTTTCTTAATAAAAACAGAAAAATAAAAGTGGAAGTACTTTTAACCAGATTTCTGGTTTCATAGGTAAAAAGTAGAGGTCATCTTCTTAAACTGAAGGGAAAAACTTTTCTACTTACTTCTTTAAAAAGAAAACGCTTTTGAATTTTATATTTTTTGTTTTATTAACCGATTAAGAAATTCATCTTTACGAGGCCCTTTGAATAAAAAGATCCTAGTTTTGTGCACTGCGATGTTTTTTATAGTTTGTTTTGGTTTCATGATACATAAGAAACATACGATTTTGCCCCCTAAAGCCCATATTCCTACAAATGCAAAACACTTTCCCACGATAGGCAATCCTTATGCTCCTATAAATATTACTGTATTTGAGGAGCCTTCTTGTTCTGCCTGCGCGGAATTTACTACCGAAGTGTTTCCTTTGTTAAAGAAGCATTATATTGATACTGGAGAGATTTCATTTACTTTGATTCCTGTCTGTTTCATCCGAGGATCTAAACCCGCAGCTCAAGCATTGCTCTGTATTTATCATCACGATCCACGTCAGGAAGATACAAACGCCTATATGGAATATTTTCATCGTATTTTAACGTATCCTAAAGAGGAAGGCTCCCACTGGGCTAGTTCTGAAGTCCTTGCTAAGTTGGCTGAGGGTTTAAAAACAAATTCTGGGCGTAGTATTAATGCTAAAGGTTTGGAGCAGTGTGTAGCTTCTGGGAAGTACAATGAGCAGATTAAGAAGAATAATTTATATGGATCCCAGGTTTTAGGAGGACAATTAGCAACGCCAACGGCTGTAGTCGGAGATTACTTAATCGAAGATCCTACATTTCATGAAATAGAAAGAGCTATTCAACATATCCGTCAGTTGCAAGCTATTGAAGGAGATCAGAGTGATTAATTTTATACGTAGCTACGCGTTATATTTTGCTTGGGTTATTTCTTGTACTGGTACTTTAATTAGTATTTTCTATAGCTATATTCTTAATGTAGAGCCTTGTATTCTTTGCTATTATCAGAGGATCTGCTTGTTTCCACTAACTTGTATTTTGGGGATTTCCGCTTACTGTGAGGACTCTTCAATTAAGTTGTACGTCCTTCCTCAAGCAGTTCTGGGTTTAGCGATCTCTATTTATCAAGTTTTCTTGCAAGAGATTCCAGGCATGCAATTAGATATTTGTGGGAGAGTATCTTGCTCGACAAAGATTTTTCTCTTTAGCTATGTGACTATACCTATGGCATCTGTTCTAGCTTTTGGGGCAATTGTATGTCTATTGACCCTTTCAAGAACAACCATAGGAAAGGTAGGTTCTACTAGGAATAAAGAATCTGGAGGCCTTAAGAATAAAATAGGGGATCACTCAGATCCTAAAGAGCCTTCCTAGATCGATCATGGGTCCTATAAAAGGAATAGCGGAAGGATTGTTCTTTTCGGTG
This Candidatus Chlamydia corallus DNA region includes the following protein-coding sequences:
- the kdsB gene encoding 3-deoxy-manno-octulosonate cytidylyltransferase, producing the protein MNKQESENLCIGVLPARWNSSRFPGKPLAKILGKSVIQRAYENASQSSLLDKVVVATDDQRIMDHVADFGGYAVMTSLTCLNGTERTGEVALNYFPNAQIIVNIQGDEPCLKAEVVDCLVQKLKDCPEAELATPIALTTDPEEILTEKKVKCVFDCKGQALYFSRSPIPYILKKATPIYLHIGVYAFKREALFRYLEYSSTPLSDAEDLEQLRFLEHGGKIHVCTVDAKSPSVDYPEDIDKVEKYITCLSNAYS
- a CDS encoding 5'-methylthioadenosine nucleosidase — protein: MRHLLFLILYSFPLAVFSADNFTILEEKHSPLRRIGIIFALPEVTPVSFDAKCPIPWFSHSKKSLEGQRIYYSGDSFGKYFVVSALWPNKVSSAVVACNMILKHRVDLILIIGSCYSRSENSRFGNVLISKGYINYDADVRPFFDRFEIPDIKKSIFATSEVHREAILRGGEEFVSVHKKEIEELLKVHGYLKSTTKTEHSLMEGLVATGESFAMSRNYFLSLQKLYPEIYGFDSVSGAVSQVCYEYSIPCLGVNILLPHPLESRSNNDWKHLQSEVSKIYMDTLLKSVLKELCSAH
- a CDS encoding ABC transporter ATP-binding protein, producing the protein MLQAHRLCYSYNNHVILENASFEASPGTITIILGSSGVGKTTLFRLFAGFLPLQKGELLWNGNPLTRKNVAYMQQKDALLPWRTALKNMMLPTELGFNTSENSLSHQRLQEIIHNFDLALLLDRYPDELSGGQRQRIALAAQCLSSKPVLLLDEPFSSLDVLLKEQLYEDIVALAQKENKTVLLVTHDFHDVLYLGDALFVMKNKTLTPVPLDPSMRSLNSGLHLIQDLKEHLYR
- a CDS encoding SPW repeat domain-containing protein, translating into MDKEKLENIYRHFRYRFLKLSILPAFLGVLLLCSPNTLNYAQVDAIFSDRLCGFLLIFLAIASLIKRSLLWLGAPLGIWVTLFACVAGRSPTIFANDTLIGFAILAVVCISPTRPEALEVGPTLPEGFSYNPSAGGRRAAVLFLSLLGWLEARYLTAASLGIASKSSKFLLLYSSIMTVYSLLVVLSLAGSERRWHTRPKIVIATALALIGVIILTLLPIILHELRHDCWLCLCLTIEPAFAVVFAYDETRATLRYISQFLGDKRALARASFFGSEYYKHTLSWEERTVLPLRKAYKQAFEGISFPINQLLAIVIAAIFVKVNSTMSLPTFSKNFLNICCWFIIVLFILAFAESLRHLRWMNLIFAAAILLSPALFHIPLESPMFLPTIITGFILIVLSIGKIQRNKHKS
- a CDS encoding thioredoxin domain-containing protein; translated protein: MNKKILVLCTAMFFIVCFGFMIHKKHTILPPKAHIPTNAKHFPTIGNPYAPINITVFEEPSCSACAEFTTEVFPLLKKHYIDTGEISFTLIPVCFIRGSKPAAQALLCIYHHDPRQEDTNAYMEYFHRILTYPKEEGSHWASSEVLAKLAEGLKTNSGRSINAKGLEQCVASGKYNEQIKKNNLYGSQVLGGQLATPTAVVGDYLIEDPTFHEIERAIQHIRQLQAIEGDQSD